A stretch of the Thiocystis violascens DSM 198 genome encodes the following:
- a CDS encoding DUF2750 domain-containing protein produces the protein MSAPLSASELSGVFSQPAPDRYTFFLTEATLQDKVWTLKGAGGFVTFSDEEGRDCFPFWPAPEFAEALANDDWSDCEAEPLALAVFMERWLTGMTRDGRLVAVFPAPDGSCIVMDPQTLLQDLEEERNQPD, from the coding sequence ATGAGCGCTCCATTGTCCGCCTCTGAGTTATCTGGCGTGTTCAGCCAGCCGGCTCCTGATCGCTATACTTTTTTTCTGACCGAGGCGACCTTGCAAGACAAGGTCTGGACACTCAAGGGCGCTGGCGGTTTCGTGACTTTCAGCGATGAAGAGGGCAGGGACTGTTTTCCCTTCTGGCCCGCGCCCGAGTTTGCCGAGGCCCTGGCCAATGACGACTGGTCGGATTGCGAGGCGGAGCCGCTGGCGCTCGCGGTCTTCATGGAACGCTGGCTCACCGGCATGACCCGGGATGGCCGTCTGGTTGCCGTGTTCCCGGCGCCGGACGGCTCCTGCATCGTCATGGATCCTCAGACCCTGCTCCAGGATCTGGAGGAAGAGCGGAATCAGCCCGATTAA